TGTGCGTGAAACGGACTACCCGGATTCGTGGACGCAGGGCGCGCTCGTCTTCGGCCTGACCTACCAGTTCGAACCGGGCGCGGACGCCGACGGGGTCACCGTGCACCTGCCGTTGCCGGTGCTGAACCAGGTGACGCCGGACGGGTTCGACTGGCAGGTGCCCGGGTTGCGCGAGGAGCTGACGACCCAGCTGATCAAATCATTGCCGAAGGCGTTGCGGCGCAACTTCGTGCCCGCGCCGGACACCGCGAAAGAAGTCCTTTCGCGAGTGTCCTCTTCGGATGGTCCGCTGCCGGAGGTGCTCTCCGACGAGCTGCACGCGCTGCGTGGCGTGGACGTGCCACTGTCCGCATGGGACGTTTCGGCGGTGCCAGACCACCTGCGGATGACCTTCCGGGTGGTGGACGAACGGGGCAAGCGGGTCGCCGAGGGCAAGGATCTCGACGAGCTGAAGCGCCGGATGGCGCCCCGGGTGCGCGAGACGATTGCCAAGGCGGCCAACAGTATCGAGCAGGCCGGGCTGACCCGGCCGTCGTTCGGCGAGCTGCCGAAGGTGTTCGCCTCGACCCGGCGTGGGCACGATGTGAAGGCCTATCCCGCGCTGGTCGACGAGGGCGCCTCGGTGGCCGTGCGGTTGCTCGACACCCCCGCGGAACAGCGTCACGCAATGTGGACTGGCACCCGGCGGATGCTGCGGCTGAACCTGAACTCGCCGATGAAGTTCATCACGCGCTCCCTGTCGAACTCCGCGAAGCTGGTGCTCAACCGGAATCCGCACGGCAGCGTGGCCGGGTTGCTGGAGGACTGCGTGGATTGCGCGGTCGACGCCCTGATGACCGCGGCGGGCGGCCCGGTATGGGACGAGGCGGGCTTCGCCGTGCTGCAGGAGAAGGTGCGTGCCGGGCTGAACGCGGAGGTTCTGCAGGTCCTCACCGATGTGGAGGCGGTCCTGCGCGCGGCCAACGACGTGGAGACCCATCTCGACGGCGCCCGCGGCCCAGCCGAATCGCTCGCCGACCTCCGCGCGCAGATCGATGGCTTGGTACACAACGGTTTCGTCACCGAGACCGGCGCGGCCCGGCTGCCGAACCTGGTCCGCTACCTGCGTGGTGCCTTGCGCCGGCTGGAAAAGCTGCCCACCGACCCGACCCGGGATCTGCAGCGGACCGCGGATATCGCGTGGATCACGCGCGAGTACGAGGCCGCACTCGCTTCCTTGCCGCCGGGGACGTCGTCGCCGGCGCTGGCGGAGGTTCGCTGGATGATCGAGGAGCTGCGGGTGAGCTTCTTCGCGCAGACGCTCGGCACTGCTTATCCCGTGTCGTTGAAGCGGATCACGAAGGCTCTGGACGAGGCGCCGGCCTGAGGTTCGCGCCCGCCCGGCCGTTGAGCACGATGCGGACTGCGATGCACACTCGTTCGCGATAGATCTCCAGCGACGGCGAATCGGCCTTCGCTCCCGCCGACGCCAGGAACAGGTGCCCGGCAAGATCCGCGGTGAACTACCCGCTGGAGCCGCGCTGAACTCGGTGGGCTGTGAAGGGCACCTTCACGGACTCAGAGTCTGTGAAGGTGCCCTTCACAGACGGAGGCGGCGGCGAGGTGGGCTCAGCCCTGGGCCACGCCGGTCGCGCGGAGCCGACTACGGCTTGCGATTTTCCGTTGCGGATGCGACCGGACCACCCCCGCTCGCGCGAGGAAGACGAACGGCGGCAGCGTGCGGGCTACTGGCAATCAGGACCACCCCCGCTCGCGCGGGAAGACATCGTGATCGACGCCAACCGCACCCTCGGGCGCGGACCACCCCCGCTCGCGCGGGGAAGACGCTTGCCGCTAAAAGATCACGTAGCGAAAACCCGGACCACCCCCGCTCGCGCGGGGAAGACAGCTTCGGCAACGAGTCCAGGTCCCGCTGGAAGGGACCACCCCCGCTCGCGCGGGGAAGACACGCGGGATCAACAAGGCGGAGACGTTCCAGAAGGGACCACCCCCGCTCGCGCGGGGAAGACCCACAGGATCGACGTCCGCCCATATCGGCGCGGGGACCACCCCCGCTCGCGCGGGGAAGACTACCGGTCCCGGTCGTACCTGGCCGGCCATTCGGGACCACCCCCGCTCGCGCGGGGAAGACACTTCTTGACCTGCAATTTTACCCTCAAGGTGCCCAGTTCTACTTCACTTTGCTCGCACCCCTCGAGGAGTCTATCCGCTGGGGCGGGACCGGTAAGCGTCGTCGTACCGGTGGACGAGTCCGCCAGCCCTGCCGCCACAGCCGACTCCGGCCCTACCGACCGGCCGCAAAATAGTGCCCCTCCTCAAGATCCTCCAGCAGCCCCGGATGGGTCGGCTCCCAGCCCAGCAGCCGCCGGGTCTCCGCATTCGGCATCGTGATATCCATGCCAACGAACGGAAACGTGGCGAAGTGTTCCGCGGCCCGCTCGGCCGAAATGCCCTTCACCGGCAGGTCCAGATGCCGCCCGATGGCCTCGGCGATCTCGCGCACCGGGATGCCCTCCTCGGCGGCGGCGCCCAGTTCGGTTCCGGCCGGGGCCTTGTCCAGCGCGAGCGCGTAGAGCAGGGCGACGTCCAGGGTGTGGGCGGCGGGCCAGCGGTTGTCGCCGACGTAGGCGGAAACGCCGGTCTCGCGGGCGATCTGGATCATTCGGGGGATGAAACCGTGCCGGTCCCGGGAGCTGTGCGTGACGGGCGGGATTCCGAAGAGGACGGTGCGGACGTCGTGTTCGGCGAATTCGGCGAGGGTGCGGGCGACGGTGGCTCGGGGGTTGGCGTTGATCGCCGCGTTGCGGTCCGGGTCGTCGCTTCCGGTGGAGCCGATGCCGAAGAAAGCCTTGCCGGTGCCGGAAAGTGCTTCGCCGAAGGTCTGGACCACTGCGTGGTCGGCTTCGACTGCTTCGGCGAATTTGCCGGTCGCGATGCCGCTGTGATCGAAGGCTAGGTGGATGACGGCGTCCACCTTCTGCGCGGCTTGGCGCAGGTCGTCTAGGTCATCGAGATTGCCACGGTGTACCTGGGCGCCGAGTGTGGTGACGGCGGCGGCCGAGGCGTCGGACCGGGCGAGGCCGGTGACCTTATGGCCGGCGCGGAGCAGTTCGGGGACCACGGCGGAGCCGAGGTGGCCGCTGGCGCCGGTGACGAAAACACGCATGTCGGAACTCCCCGCTAGGTGATGTGACTCAGTATCATCACTATAGCAGGGGTGACGGTACTGAGGCACATCACCTAGGATGTAGCCATGGCCCGATGGGAACCGAACGCGCGGGAGCGCCTGGTGGTCGCTGCCGTGGATCTGTTTGCCGAGCAGGGGTACGAGGGCACTGCGGTCGCGCAGATCGCCGAGCGGGCCGGGCTGACGAGGACCACGTTCTTTCGCCATTTCCGGGACAAGCGGGAGGTGTTGTTCGCCGGTCAGCAGGTGCACGCCGAGCTGCTGGCGAACGGGGTTGCGGAGGCTCCCGCTTCGGCCACGCCGCTGGAGGCGGTCGAAGCGGGGCTGGATGCGCTCACCGCGTCCTTCGCCCCCGAGCAGCGCGAGTTCGGGCCTCGGCTTCTTGAAGTCACCGCGAGCACGCCTGAACTTCGCGAACGCTCGGTGTATAAGCAATCTGTGCTCGCCGCCGCGATTGCTGGGGCATTGCGGAGCCGGGGTGTCGGGGATCCGGCTGCGGCGTTGGCAGCGGATCTGGGTGTCCGGGCGTTTCATGATGCCTATGTGCGCTGGGTCGACCCGTCCGGGGAGGCAGATTTCCCGAAGTTGACCCGTGCGGTGTTCCGGGGGTTGCGGGAAGTGAACGCGAAGCTGGAGTGACGCGTTATTTCACGAGCAACGTCACGGTGGCCGCGCCGGCCGAAACCGTCCCTGCGATGGCGGACAGCGACGCCGCTTTACCGCTGAGATCGCTGAGCATCCGCCGGCC
This Amycolatopsis sulphurea DNA region includes the following protein-coding sequences:
- a CDS encoding SDR family oxidoreductase encodes the protein MRVFVTGASGHLGSAVVPELLRAGHKVTGLARSDASAAAVTTLGAQVHRGNLDDLDDLRQAAQKVDAVIHLAFDHSGIATGKFAEAVEADHAVVQTFGEALSGTGKAFFGIGSTGSDDPDRNAAINANPRATVARTLAEFAEHDVRTVLFGIPPVTHSSRDRHGFIPRMIQIARETGVSAYVGDNRWPAAHTLDVALLYALALDKAPAGTELGAAAEEGIPVREIAEAIGRHLDLPVKGISAERAAEHFATFPFVGMDITMPNAETRRLLGWEPTHPGLLEDLEEGHYFAAGR
- a CDS encoding TetR/AcrR family transcriptional regulator, which gives rise to MARWEPNARERLVVAAVDLFAEQGYEGTAVAQIAERAGLTRTTFFRHFRDKREVLFAGQQVHAELLANGVAEAPASATPLEAVEAGLDALTASFAPEQREFGPRLLEVTASTPELRERSVYKQSVLAAAIAGALRSRGVGDPAAALAADLGVRAFHDAYVRWVDPSGEADFPKLTRAVFRGLREVNAKLE